The DNA region TCAAAGCTCCGTTAAAACGATGATGAAAAGCTTATTGCACTTTTAATCTTAAATGTGCGGCGTGCGTAAGGGCTATGGCTATGGCGTCCGTGATGTCTAAAGGCTTGATGTCCCTTGAAATGCCTAGCAGTCTTTTTACCATAAAAGCGACTTGTTCTTTACTTGCCTTTGCTTTTCCTGTGATGGTTTTTTTGATTTGTAGGGGGGTGTATTCTGCGAATTCGCCGTGAAGCTGGAGGATTTTAAGGCTCAAAGCTCCGCGAAATTGTGCGAGTTTTAAAACGCTTTGTGGATTATACGCAAAAAATATATCTTCAATCGCCACTTCATCAAAATGATGTGTTTTAAAAATTAAATCAAGCCCCTCACAAAGCTCCGTGATTTGATACTGCAAGGTGCTAGGCTTGATCTTAATAAGACCCGCTTCTATAAGAGTATTTTTACCCTTAATCACCTCAAGTATAGCATAGCCACAAAAACGGC from Campylobacter upsaliensis includes:
- the ruvC gene encoding crossover junction endodeoxyribonuclease RuvC; translated protein: MKILGIDPGSRFCGYAILEVIKGKNTLIEAGLIKIKPSTLQYQITELCEGLDLIFKTHHFDEVAIEDIFFAYNPQSVLKLAQFRGALSLKILQLHGEFAEYTPLQIKKTITGKAKASKEQVAFMVKRLLGISRDIKPLDITDAIAIALTHAAHLRLKVQ